The Bacillota bacterium genome window below encodes:
- the rpmJ gene encoding 50S ribosomal protein L36 produces the protein MKVKPSVKRICEKCKIIRRHGRVLVICENPRHKQRQG, from the coding sequence ATGAAGGTAAAACCATCAGTAAAGCGTATATGTGAAAAGTGTAAAATCATAAGAAGACATGGAAGGGTGCTCGTAATTTGCGAGAATCCTCGCCATAAGCAGCGCCAGGGATAA